From a single Deltaproteobacteria bacterium genomic region:
- the iorA gene encoding indolepyruvate ferredoxin oxidoreductase subunit alpha, with the protein MTEKRVVLSGNEAIARGAYESGVKVAAAYPGTPSTEILETLNTHKGMHVEWSPNEKVALETGMGAAFGGVRALVVMKHVGVNVAADPLFTLSYTGLRGGLVLVTADDPEMHSSQNEQDNRNYAKFAKVPMLEPSDSQEAKDFTELAFSLSEKFDTPVMLRTTTRVSHSKSIVLTKEPSEPMAPPKLSKDPMKFVMLPANARKRHPLVEKRLEDLSLFAETFTGNRIEWGDNKIGIITSGISYQYAKEALPEASFLKLGMVFPLPKELIRSFASRLEKLFVVEELDPFIEEQVRAMGIEATGKAAFPLCGELTPALVAKGLKGFAPPPVEEISKTLPARPPILCPGCPHRGIFSILSKLKLFVTGDIGCYTLGFLPPLSAIDTCVCMGASIGHAMGLDKALGEEALGKVVAVIGDSTFLHSGITGLLNVVYNKGAVTLIILDNRTTAMTGRQDHPGTGFTLQGEETFQVDLVKLAKALGVKHVKVVNPYQLAATERVIKREIQRPEPSVIIARAPCVLSRRERAVTGKAFFVSFESCTGCRACLRLGCPAIEWVKEEGMNAKGKKRKGRAFIDRFLCNGCTLCEQICKWGAIKESNGE; encoded by the coding sequence ATGACCGAAAAACGCGTCGTATTATCTGGAAATGAAGCCATTGCCCGCGGGGCGTACGAGAGCGGCGTGAAAGTAGCTGCCGCATATCCAGGCACCCCCAGCACCGAGATCTTGGAAACCTTGAACACCCATAAAGGAATGCATGTTGAATGGTCTCCGAATGAAAAAGTGGCCTTGGAAACAGGGATGGGGGCAGCATTTGGGGGAGTTCGGGCCTTAGTCGTTATGAAACATGTGGGTGTCAATGTGGCGGCAGATCCCCTATTCACTCTATCCTATACGGGGTTGCGCGGGGGGCTGGTTTTAGTCACGGCTGACGACCCGGAAATGCACAGCTCTCAGAATGAGCAGGACAACCGGAACTATGCCAAATTTGCCAAGGTTCCCATGCTGGAACCCAGCGATAGCCAGGAGGCCAAGGACTTTACGGAATTGGCCTTTTCATTGAGCGAGAAATTCGATACCCCCGTAATGTTGCGCACTACCACCCGGGTGTCGCATTCCAAGTCCATTGTCCTTACCAAAGAACCTTCGGAGCCAATGGCCCCGCCCAAGCTTAGCAAAGACCCGATGAAATTTGTTATGCTCCCGGCCAACGCCCGTAAGCGTCACCCCCTGGTTGAAAAACGCCTGGAAGATCTTTCCCTTTTTGCGGAAACCTTTACCGGAAACCGGATCGAATGGGGGGACAACAAAATCGGGATCATCACCAGCGGCATCTCTTACCAATACGCTAAAGAAGCCCTGCCGGAAGCTTCTTTTTTGAAGTTGGGCATGGTGTTTCCGCTACCCAAGGAACTCATTCGATCATTCGCCTCCCGGCTGGAAAAACTCTTCGTGGTAGAGGAACTGGACCCATTTATCGAAGAACAGGTACGGGCGATGGGGATTGAAGCCACCGGCAAGGCTGCCTTCCCGCTTTGCGGGGAGCTAACCCCTGCCTTAGTTGCCAAAGGGTTAAAGGGTTTTGCTCCACCCCCGGTGGAAGAGATTTCCAAAACTCTACCGGCCCGACCTCCCATCTTGTGTCCCGGATGTCCCCACCGGGGAATATTCTCTATCCTGAGCAAATTGAAGTTATTCGTCACCGGGGACATAGGGTGCTATACCTTGGGCTTTCTTCCGCCCCTCAGCGCCATCGATACCTGCGTCTGCATGGGCGCCTCCATCGGACATGCCATGGGTCTGGACAAAGCCCTGGGAGAAGAAGCCCTGGGGAAGGTAGTGGCAGTCATTGGAGATTCCACGTTTCTTCACTCGGGGATTACCGGGCTTTTGAACGTTGTTTACAACAAGGGGGCGGTGACGCTCATCATCCTGGATAACCGCACCACAGCCATGACCGGAAGGCAGGACCATCCAGGAACAGGATTTACCCTGCAGGGGGAAGAAACTTTTCAGGTGGACCTGGTCAAGCTGGCGAAAGCCCTGGGGGTGAAACACGTGAAAGTCGTCAACCCTTACCAATTGGCCGCTACTGAGCGCGTGATCAAACGAGAGATTCAGCGCCCGGAGCCTTCGGTAATTATTGCGCGGGCCCCTTGCGTCCTTTCCCGGAGGGAGAGAGCGGTCACGGGGAAAGCTTTTTTCGTCAGCTTCGAATCATGCACAGGATGCCGGGCGTGTTTACGATTGGGGTGTCCGGCCATCGAGTGGGTCAAAGAAGAAGGAATGAATGCCAAGGGAAAGAAAAGAAAAGGCAGGGCTTTTATCGACCGCTTCTTGTGTAATGGCTGCACGCTCTGCGAACAGATCTGCAAATGGGGAGCGATAAAGGAAAGCAATGGAGAATAA